One stretch of Chitinophaga pendula DNA includes these proteins:
- a CDS encoding DinB family protein gives MNAFFSPLFDYNYHYNQQLTTLFATHGDTLPEKCVLLFSHILNSHQIWNARIESREPGVGVWDLHPREQLREIDQQNYEDSLRILRERRLEAIIHYRTFKGDPFSNSVQDLLFQVINHSTYHRGQIATALRVADIPPINTDYIFYKMTVI, from the coding sequence ATGAATGCGTTTTTCTCTCCTTTATTTGATTACAATTATCATTACAATCAACAGCTGACTACGCTGTTTGCTACGCATGGCGATACTTTGCCGGAGAAATGTGTGTTGTTATTCAGTCATATCCTCAACAGTCACCAGATATGGAATGCCAGGATAGAAAGCCGTGAACCGGGAGTGGGTGTATGGGACCTGCATCCCCGGGAACAGCTCCGAGAGATAGACCAACAAAACTATGAGGATTCTTTACGTATACTCCGCGAACGTCGGCTGGAAGCTATCATTCATTACCGGACCTTTAAAGGCGACCCCTTCAGTAATAGTGTGCAGGATCTATTATTCCAGGTTATCAATCACTCTACCTATCACCGGGGACAAATCGCTACGGCATTGAGAGTGGCAGACATCCCTCCTATCAATACGGATTATATTTTTTACAAGATGACGGTTATTTAG